In one window of Methanoculleus chikugoensis DNA:
- a CDS encoding DUF1538 domain-containing protein produces MLQEIREEVVGVVQAVLPIILIIVILEVGVLRAAPSDLLLFLLGSGMVVLGIALFLSGVKAGLLPIGDAIGSELPARGSLALVIAGTFFFGLLTTIAEPNIRILAGMLDTASGGGIPSGPLILVIAVSVGFIVTIGVLRIIFGFPLAYLFAAGYGIVLLLAPFTPPDLLAVAVDAGGVTTGLLVIPVILALGTGVSSVLAGRSALTDGFGLVGLAALGPVIGVMLVGVIYL; encoded by the coding sequence ATGTTGCAGGAGATCAGGGAGGAGGTCGTAGGGGTCGTCCAGGCAGTCCTCCCGATCATCCTGATCATCGTCATCCTCGAGGTCGGGGTGCTCCGTGCGGCGCCGTCTGATCTCCTCCTGTTCCTGCTCGGGAGCGGCATGGTTGTTCTCGGAATTGCCCTCTTTCTCTCCGGCGTGAAGGCGGGCCTCCTCCCCATCGGCGATGCAATCGGGTCGGAACTCCCTGCCCGGGGTTCACTCGCACTGGTCATTGCGGGAACGTTCTTTTTCGGCCTCCTGACGACCATCGCGGAGCCGAATATCCGTATCCTCGCGGGCATGCTCGACACCGCCTCGGGAGGCGGCATCCCGTCCGGTCCCCTGATCCTTGTGATCGCGGTCAGCGTCGGGTTCATTGTCACCATAGGAGTCCTTCGCATCATCTTCGGATTCCCTCTTGCTTACCTCTTTGCCGCCGGCTACGGTATCGTCCTTCTTCTTGCGCCGTTCACACCGCCGGATCTCCTCGCCGTCGCGGTTGATGCAGGCGGCGTGACAACCGGGCTCCTGGTGATTCCGGTCATCCTGGCGCTCGGGACCGGCGTCAGTTCGGTTCTCGCCGGGCGTTCGGCCCTCACGGACGGCTTCGGGCTGGTCGGGCTTGCCGCACTCGGTCCGGTCATCGGCGTCATGCTGGTGGGAGTGATCTATCTATGA
- a CDS encoding P-II family nitrogen regulator — translation MSNESDNELIVTIVKRGWSEPVLAAARGAGAEGGTIIFGRGTGIREVKSLLGIAIEPEKEIILTVVAADRADAVLDAIIAAAELDQPGMGLAFVLPIRRVTGRVHMFRKGEAEDPGTPREPV, via the coding sequence TTGAGTAATGAGTCCGATAACGAACTGATTGTCACGATCGTAAAACGGGGCTGGTCCGAGCCGGTGCTTGCAGCGGCTCGCGGCGCCGGGGCTGAGGGAGGGACCATCATCTTTGGCCGCGGGACCGGTATCCGTGAAGTGAAATCTCTTCTCGGGATCGCTATCGAGCCCGAGAAAGAGATCATCTTAACCGTCGTCGCCGCCGACCGGGCGGACGCGGTGCTCGACGCGATCATCGCCGCCGCAGAACTGGATCAGCCGGGGATGGGCCTTGCATTCGTCCTTCCTATCCGGCGCGTTACGGGAAGGGTTCACATGTTCCGCAAAGGCGAGGCCGAGGACCCGGGAACGCCCCGGGAACCGGTTTGA
- a CDS encoding TIGR03557 family F420-dependent LLM class oxidoreductase gives MVEIGYKLACEEHGPLELVCNARQAEDAGFTFAMISDHYHPWTSRQGQSPFAWGVIGGISQVTADLRLVTGVTCPTIRIHPGIIAQAAATAAIMMPGRFALGLGSGENLNEHVFGSHWPPAPVRIEMLEEAVEVIRLLWKGGMQDYYGAFYTLENAQVFSLPEDLPPIYIASEGPISASMAARVGDGFINPGSNAEKNLIIFRDSGGADKPAYIENSVCWAQTEEEGQRTAYEQWPIPANAGELNRLLPTPTHYEQAAKMVTPEDVAKHVVCGPDPEAHIRKIEESIGKGFDHVCIHQIGGQQQEFMEFYTKEVLPHFGK, from the coding sequence ATGGTCGAGATCGGTTATAAACTGGCATGCGAGGAGCACGGCCCCCTGGAACTCGTCTGCAACGCCCGCCAGGCGGAAGATGCCGGATTTACGTTTGCCATGATATCGGATCACTACCACCCCTGGACGAGCAGGCAGGGGCAGAGCCCGTTTGCCTGGGGCGTGATCGGCGGCATCTCGCAGGTGACGGCGGATCTCCGACTGGTGACGGGCGTCACCTGCCCGACGATCCGGATCCACCCCGGGATCATCGCCCAGGCCGCCGCAACCGCCGCCATAATGATGCCGGGACGGTTTGCCCTCGGCCTCGGGTCGGGTGAGAACCTCAACGAGCACGTCTTCGGCAGCCACTGGCCTCCGGCGCCGGTCAGGATCGAGATGCTCGAAGAGGCGGTGGAGGTGATCCGGCTGCTCTGGAAGGGCGGGATGCAGGACTATTACGGCGCCTTCTACACGCTCGAGAACGCACAGGTCTTCTCGCTCCCGGAGGATCTCCCTCCGATCTACATCGCGTCCGAAGGCCCGATCAGCGCATCCATGGCCGCGCGGGTCGGAGACGGGTTCATCAACCCTGGCAGCAACGCGGAGAAGAACCTCATCATCTTCCGGGACTCCGGGGGCGCCGATAAACCGGCATACATCGAGAACTCGGTCTGCTGGGCCCAGACCGAGGAAGAAGGGCAGAGGACCGCATACGAACAGTGGCCGATTCCCGCAAACGCCGGGGAACTCAACCGGCTCCTCCCCACGCCGACCCACTACGAGCAGGCGGCGAAGATGGTGACGCCGGAGGACGTGGCGAAGCATGTGGTCTGCGGGCCCGACCCGGAGGCGCATATCAGGAAGATCGAGGAGAGTATCGGGAAGGGGTTCGACCACGTCTGCATCCACCAGATCGGGGGCCAGCAGCAGGAGTTCATGGAGTTTTACACAAAGGAGGTTCTGCCGCATTTTGGGAAGTAG
- a CDS encoding DUF1538 domain-containing protein translates to MIVAPLLEGMDQVFLEVAQALLPLLIFFGVFQVLFLKLPRVYVINLVRGILIAALGMALFLQGVNVAFLPAGRAIGEAVTAFGHLWLLIPFGFLLGFLATYAEPAVRVLGYQVEESSSGYIKESLIVYTLSVAVAISVALGMARLVYGIPLLSIIIPGYLLVIVLLLFTDQDFVGIAFDSGGVATGPMAVTFLLSLAVGVAAGIEGRNPVVDGFGLIALIALAPILSVLALGILYRRTRGEET, encoded by the coding sequence ATGATCGTGGCGCCCCTCCTCGAGGGAATGGATCAGGTCTTTCTTGAGGTTGCGCAGGCGCTTCTACCCCTGCTCATCTTCTTCGGGGTCTTCCAGGTGCTCTTTCTGAAACTTCCGCGGGTCTACGTCATAAACCTCGTGCGGGGCATCCTGATCGCAGCCCTTGGCATGGCTCTCTTCCTCCAGGGCGTCAATGTTGCGTTCCTCCCGGCTGGCAGGGCGATCGGGGAGGCTGTCACCGCGTTCGGCCACCTGTGGCTGCTCATCCCGTTCGGATTTCTCCTTGGTTTTCTCGCCACCTACGCGGAGCCCGCGGTCCGGGTTCTTGGCTACCAGGTTGAAGAATCTTCGAGCGGCTACATCAAGGAATCCCTGATCGTCTACACCCTCTCTGTTGCGGTTGCGATCTCCGTAGCGCTCGGGATGGCCCGTCTCGTCTATGGCATTCCACTGCTCTCCATCATAATTCCCGGCTACCTCCTCGTCATCGTCCTTCTCCTCTTCACCGATCAGGATTTTGTCGGGATCGCGTTTGATTCAGGAGGTGTCGCCACCGGCCCGATGGCGGTCACCTTCCTCCTCTCCCTTGCCGTCGGAGTTGCGGCGGGGATCGAGGGCCGCAACCCCGTCGTTGACGGGTTCGGGCTGATCGCGCTGATAGCGCTTGCACCCATCCTCTCGGTGCTGGCGCTCGGCATCCTCTACCGGAGAACACGAGGTGAAGAAACTTGA
- a CDS encoding ACT domain-containing protein, which translates to MEKSYIVKQISIFSENRPGRLAAIAGALRDAGINIFAFSIAEADGFGVVRALVDRPEDAHRRLTDLGFRVSFTDVIGVKMRDEPGGLSDIASILGDAGINIEYAYAYSGKDAAVLILRVDQAEDAVRQILGHGGELLKASLFR; encoded by the coding sequence ATGGAGAAGTCGTATATCGTCAAACAGATCTCGATCTTTTCGGAGAACCGCCCGGGGCGCCTCGCGGCGATCGCCGGTGCGCTCCGGGATGCGGGAATCAACATATTTGCGTTCAGTATTGCCGAGGCGGACGGGTTCGGTGTCGTCCGCGCGCTCGTCGACCGGCCGGAGGACGCCCACCGGAGACTGACCGATCTCGGGTTCAGGGTCTCGTTCACCGACGTCATCGGCGTGAAGATGCGGGATGAGCCGGGCGGCCTCTCGGACATCGCGTCGATCCTCGGGGATGCCGGGATCAACATCGAGTATGCCTACGCCTACTCGGGGAAGGACGCGGCGGTCCTGATCCTGCGCGTTGACCAGGCTGAGGATGCCGTCCGGCAGATCCTCGGCCACGGCGGGGAACTCCTCAAAGCATCCCTTTTCCGATAA
- a CDS encoding P-II family nitrogen regulator, translated as MKMVTAVIRPEMFDAVRTALEAGGIYGMTVSEVIGRGAQKGIALKFRGKTVPVELIPKVKIEMVVRDADVDRVIGICRANGRTGKPGDGRIFVLPVESICRVRTDLEELEDPEEA; from the coding sequence ATGAAGATGGTTACCGCAGTCATACGGCCCGAGATGTTCGATGCCGTGAGGACGGCACTCGAGGCAGGCGGCATCTATGGGATGACCGTGAGCGAAGTGATAGGGCGGGGGGCGCAGAAGGGTATTGCCCTCAAGTTCAGGGGAAAGACGGTGCCGGTCGAACTCATCCCGAAGGTGAAGATCGAGATGGTCGTCAGGGATGCCGATGTCGACAGGGTCATCGGTATCTGCCGGGCGAACGGCCGTACCGGCAAGCCCGGCGACGGCAGGATCTTCGTCCTGCCGGTGGAGAGCATCTGTCGGGTGCGGACGGATCTGGAGGAGCTGGAGGATCCGGAGGAAGCGTAA
- the hxlA gene encoding 3-hexulose-6-phosphate synthase, with protein sequence MATPTLQVALDLLELDRAVEIAGEAVRGGADWIEVGTPLIKSEGMQAVRTLRERFPDREIVADMKIADTGAVEVEMAAKSGAGIVCILADADDAVIVEAVRSARKYGVRLMADLINVVDPVSRSRELAALGVDYINAHVGIDQQMIGRSSLDLLRRLAGEVGVPIAVAGGLDAATASEAVAAGASVVIVGGNIVKAADVTGAARQVREAIDRPEVRQREEESPEAAIRRLFEAVSAPNVTDAMHRKGAMAGIVSICGGVKAVGRAVTVRTVAGDWAKPVEAIDLAGPGDVLVASNDGRTDVAPWGELATHSAKNRGVAGVVIDGAVRDVDDIREMKFPVFATATVPNAGDPKGLGEINTEITCCGQEVRPGDWIVADESGVVVVPRERAYEVARRAVEVKKTEERIREEIRRGKTLSEVSELLKWEKRH encoded by the coding sequence ATGGCAACGCCTACTCTCCAGGTGGCGCTCGATCTCCTCGAGCTCGATCGTGCGGTTGAGATCGCAGGTGAAGCAGTCCGTGGCGGTGCGGACTGGATCGAGGTCGGGACACCCCTGATCAAGAGCGAGGGGATGCAGGCCGTACGGACGCTCCGGGAACGTTTTCCTGATCGTGAGATCGTCGCGGATATGAAGATCGCCGATACCGGGGCCGTCGAGGTGGAGATGGCGGCGAAGTCCGGCGCCGGGATCGTCTGCATCCTCGCCGATGCCGATGATGCCGTCATCGTCGAGGCGGTGCGCTCCGCCCGCAAGTACGGCGTCCGGCTCATGGCCGACCTCATCAACGTCGTCGACCCCGTCTCCCGCTCGCGGGAACTTGCCGCGCTCGGTGTCGACTACATCAACGCCCATGTGGGCATCGACCAGCAGATGATCGGCAGATCGTCGCTCGACCTCCTCCGCCGCCTCGCAGGAGAGGTGGGCGTCCCGATCGCCGTTGCGGGCGGGCTCGATGCAGCAACCGCATCCGAGGCGGTCGCCGCAGGTGCCTCGGTCGTCATCGTGGGAGGGAACATCGTCAAGGCCGCCGACGTGACCGGGGCGGCGCGGCAGGTCAGGGAGGCCATCGACCGGCCGGAAGTCCGGCAGCGGGAGGAGGAGAGCCCGGAGGCTGCTATCCGCCGCCTCTTCGAAGCGGTCTCCGCACCGAACGTCACCGACGCCATGCACCGGAAGGGCGCGATGGCGGGGATCGTCTCGATCTGCGGCGGGGTAAAGGCGGTCGGCCGGGCGGTGACCGTCCGGACTGTCGCCGGGGACTGGGCAAAACCCGTCGAGGCGATCGATCTTGCCGGGCCTGGCGACGTTCTCGTCGCCAGCAATGACGGGAGGACGGACGTCGCTCCCTGGGGGGAACTCGCCACCCATTCTGCGAAGAACCGGGGGGTTGCCGGCGTCGTGATCGACGGAGCGGTCCGGGACGTCGACGACATCCGGGAGATGAAGTTCCCGGTCTTCGCCACGGCGACTGTCCCGAACGCCGGTGACCCGAAGGGTCTTGGGGAGATCAACACCGAGATCACCTGCTGCGGCCAGGAGGTGCGGCCGGGAGACTGGATCGTCGCCGACGAGAGCGGGGTCGTGGTGGTTCCCCGGGAGCGCGCGTACGAGGTTGCCCGGCGCGCGGTGGAGGTCAAAAAGACCGAAGAGCGGATCCGGGAGGAGATCCGGCGCGGAAAGACGCTCTCAGAGGTCTCCGAACTCCTGAAATGGGAGAAACGGCACTGA
- a CDS encoding phenylacetate--CoA ligase family protein, protein MAPWNPRIEEMPLDELRRLQFKLVKSLVYRLYSFNDFYRSRMKEHQVHPDDIRTLEDVAKLPFMYKSDLRDGYPDRIFTAERNELVRYHVSSGTTGKPTVVGYTERDIENWSESLARGFSSCGLGRGDVIQVSYGYGLFTGGLGAHYGAERVGATVLPTSVGNTERQIELMQDLHVTAIACTPSYLLHMGEVAEKMGVSIKNDTELRIGFLGAEPWSEQMRSRIEDWLGIRAYDIYGTSELSGPMFTECAEQQGVHIWGDLALVEIVDPATGEVLAPGEQGELTITMLQKEALPMVRYRIGDLTAIEESPCACGRTHPRINRIRGRVDDMLIVRGINVFPSQVEHALLEIPQVGRHFQIVVDRKGALDSMLVRVEVSEEAFSDKITELMVIKKVVEHRLRSSLNVGVDVELVEPGTLPRFEGKSKKVVDRRSL, encoded by the coding sequence ATGGCTCCGTGGAACCCGCGGATTGAGGAGATGCCGCTCGACGAACTGCGGCGCCTCCAGTTCAAACTCGTCAAATCCCTGGTATATCGGCTCTACAGCTTCAACGACTTCTACCGGAGCCGGATGAAGGAGCACCAGGTTCACCCCGACGATATCAGGACGCTCGAAGATGTCGCGAAACTCCCGTTCATGTACAAGAGCGACCTGCGGGACGGCTACCCGGACAGGATCTTCACCGCCGAGCGGAATGAGCTGGTCAGGTACCACGTCTCTTCCGGGACGACGGGGAAACCGACCGTCGTCGGCTACACGGAGCGGGATATCGAGAACTGGAGCGAGTCCCTGGCGCGGGGCTTCTCCTCCTGCGGTCTCGGGCGGGGCGACGTCATCCAGGTCAGTTACGGCTACGGCCTCTTCACCGGCGGCCTTGGCGCCCACTACGGCGCCGAACGGGTCGGCGCAACCGTCCTTCCGACGAGCGTCGGGAACACCGAGCGGCAGATCGAACTGATGCAGGATCTCCACGTCACCGCGATCGCCTGCACCCCCTCCTACCTCCTCCACATGGGAGAGGTGGCGGAGAAGATGGGCGTCTCGATCAAGAACGATACCGAGCTGCGGATCGGCTTTCTCGGCGCCGAGCCCTGGTCGGAGCAGATGCGGAGCCGGATCGAGGACTGGCTCGGAATCCGCGCATACGACATATACGGGACGAGCGAACTCTCCGGGCCGATGTTCACCGAGTGCGCCGAGCAGCAGGGTGTCCACATATGGGGCGACCTCGCGCTCGTCGAGATCGTGGATCCCGCGACCGGCGAGGTGCTCGCGCCCGGCGAACAGGGCGAGCTGACCATCACCATGCTGCAGAAAGAGGCGCTGCCCATGGTCAGGTACCGTATCGGCGACCTCACCGCCATCGAGGAGAGCCCCTGCGCCTGCGGCCGGACCCACCCGCGCATCAACCGCATCCGCGGGAGGGTGGACGACATGCTGATCGTCCGGGGCATCAACGTCTTCCCGTCGCAGGTGGAGCACGCGCTGCTCGAGATCCCCCAGGTCGGCAGACACTTCCAGATCGTCGTCGACCGCAAAGGTGCGCTCGATTCCATGCTCGTGCGGGTGGAAGTGAGCGAAGAGGCGTTCTCCGACAAGATCACCGAACTCATGGTGATCAAGAAGGTCGTGGAGCACCGCCTGCGGAGCTCGCTGAACGTGGGCGTGGACGTCGAACTGGTCGAGCCGGGAACTCTTCCGCGGTTCGAAGGCAAGTCGAAGAAGGTTGTTGACAGGAGGTCATTGTAA